One window from the genome of Hoplias malabaricus isolate fHopMal1 chromosome X2, fHopMal1.hap1, whole genome shotgun sequence encodes:
- the LOC136677461 gene encoding T-cell acute lymphocytic leukemia protein 2-like, protein MTRKVFTNTRERWRQHNVNTAFAELRKLIPTHPPEKKLSKNEILRLAMRYITFLVTLLENQQGEGSTATHSPATLLSLITGNMQNLRRLEHRSERTWNSDSDPNSPQSPQSPASSSDSSEAW, encoded by the coding sequence ATGACGAGGAAGGTGTTTACTAATACTCGTGAGCGTTGGCGCCAGCACAACGTGAACACAGCATTCGCAGAGCTTCGGAAACTAATCCCGACTCATCCACCAGAGAAAAAGCTGAGCAAGAATGAGATCCTGCGGCTCGCCATGCGCTACATCACATTCCTGGTCACACTGTTGGAGAATCAGCAGGGAGAAGGTTCCACTGCCACCCATTCCCCTGCCACACTGCTGTCCCTTATCACTGGGAACATGCAGAATCTCAGACGCTTGGAACATCGCTCTGAACGCACCTGGAACAGCGACTCAGACCCAAACTCCCCTCAATCCCCACAGTCCCCCGCCTCTAGCAGTGACAGCTCAGAAGCCTGGTAG
- the LOC136676352 gene encoding UDP-glucuronosyltransferase 2C1-like isoform X2 → MRMKLKPSLLALFTVAFFSFVNVDGGNILVWPTEGSHWINLRPVLKTLIDRGHNLTILVPSASIYMSPRDLSPFNLLHFNTSVSKKDIMDFLKEYLDFAMNESSRLNLLQKNVRFYNLFSRRQYLLLEFCNGVLKSPSVLAELSRINLDTVLVDTLYPCGELLAEHLALPFVLTHRFSYAHSVERLCGQIPSPPSYVPGALSQLTDKMSFTEKIMNILFYITQDTMTCSLWKKYDDYYSEYLGSHWINLKPVLETLMDRGHNVTVLIPNATWYMDSSEQPRYSVLRFTMSMTVKDLDDFMEEYLQFSMYESHRMNVLQKHISLYELLSKDQDFMLKYCDGVLKSPEIMGKINEESLDTILADPLYPCAELLAEVLNVPFIYTFRFSMAHTVERMCGQLPSPPSYAPGTMSELTDKMSFSERLMSLLFYLTQDAMALCLWKKYDDYYIEYLGRPTSYCELMGKADIWLIRTYWDFEYPRPLLPNFKYVGGMHCRPAKPLPEDLEEFVQSSGDDGIVVFSLGSFIRNITKEKSNLIASALGQIPQKVIWKYGGEKPVTLAPNTRIYDWIPQNDLLGHPKTRVFLTHGGTNGVYEAIYHGVPMVGIPIFGDQPDNMVHMKAKGAAEFLNLNNMKMQDLVDTLKTVISDPSYKDSALRLSRIHHDRPVKALDEAVFWIEYVMRNKGARHLRVAAHNLTWYQYLCLDVLFFLISVTTLIFVIIMKSCSLCYRKCCRTQTHKYHKNKAE, encoded by the exons ATGAGGATGAAGCTGAAGCCGAGTCTTTTGGCCCTGTTCACTGTGGCATTCTTCAGTTTTGTAAATGTGGACGGTGGGAATATTTTAGTGTGGCCCACCGAGGGCAGTCACTGGATCAATTTGAGACCTGTGTTAAAGACTTTAATTGACAGAGGACATAACTTGACAATTTTGGTTCCCAGTGCCTCAATTTACATGAGCCCCAGGGATCTGTCACCCTTTAACTTACTCCACTTTAACACATCTGTAAGTAAGAAGGACATAATGGATTTTCTCAAGGAATACCTGGACTTTGCAATGAATGAGAGTTCTCGTCTGAACCTTCTGCAGAAGAACGTAAGGTTTTACAACCTATTTTCTAGGAGACAGTACCTTTTGCTGGAATTCTGCAACGGCGTTCTGAAATCTCCATCGGTTTTGGCTGAACTGAGCCGAATTAACTTGGACACTGTCCTTGTGGACACTTTATACCCCTGTGGGGAGCTACTTGCCGAACATCTGGCACTTCCCTTTGTCCTAACACATCGTTTTTCCTATGCTCACTCTGTTGAGAGACTGTGTGGTCAAATCCCTTCTCCTCCATCCTATGTGCCGGGAGCTTTAAGTCAACTAACGGATAAAATGAGTTTTACAGAGAAAATTATGAATATTCTCTTCTATATTACTCAGGACACAATGACTTGCAGTCTGTGGAAAAAATATGATGATTATTATAGTGAATATTTAG GCAGCCACTGGATTAATCTGAAGCCAGTGTTGGAGACTTTAATGGACAGAGGTCATAATGTGACGGTATTGATCCCAAATGCGACATGGTACATGGACAGTAGCGAACAACCAAGGTATAGTGTCCTTCGATTTACCATGTCCATGACTGTGAAGGACCTGGATGATTTCATGGAGGAATATCTGCAGTTCTCAATGTACGAGTCTCATCGTATGAACGTGCTGCAGAAACACATCAGTCTCTACGAGCTTCTGTCCAAAGACCAGGACTTCATGCTTAAATACTGTGATGGGGTGCTGAAGTCTCCAGAAATAATGGGAAAAATTAATGAAGAGAGTTTAGACACTATCTTGGCAGACCCTCTTTACCCCTGTGCAGAGCTTTTGGCTGAAGTTCTCAATGTGCCCTTCATTTACACATTCCGGTTCTCTATGGCACACACTGTGGAGAGGATGTGTGGTCAACTCCCTTCCCCTCCATCCTATGCCCCTGGGACCATGAGCGAACTGACAGACAAGATGAGTTTCTCTGAGCGTTTGATGAGTCTTTTATTCTATCTGACTCAGGATGCAATGGCTCTCTGTTTGTGGAAAAAATATGATGATTATTACATTGAATATTTAG GTAGACCTACTAGTTACTGTGAGCTGATGGGCAAAGCTGACATCTGGTTAATCAGAACATACTGGGACTTTGAGTATCCACGGCCACTCCTCCCAAACTTCAAATACGTTGGTGGGATGCACTGCAGACCAGCCAAACCTTTACCAGAG gacCTTGAAGAGTTTGTTCAGAGTTCCGGTGATGATGGgattgtggtgttttctctgggCTCCTTCATCAGAAACATAACCAAAGAGAAGAGCAACTTAATCGCATCTGCTCTTGGACAGATCCCTCAAAAG GTCATATGGAAATACGGTGGGGAGAAGCCGGTCACTTTGGCTCCAAACACTAGGATTTATGACTGGATCCCTCAGAATGATCTACTAG GTCATCCAAAAACCAGAGTGTTCCTCACCCATGGCGGGACTAACGGTGTGTACGAGGCTATTTATCACGGCGTGCCGATGGTGGGAATCCCAATATTTGGTGATCAGCCTGATAACATGGTCCATATGAAGGCTAAAGGCGCCGCTGAGTTTCTGAACTTAAACAATATGAAGATGCAGGACCTGGTGGACACTCTCAAAACCGTTATTAGTGACCCCAG TTATAAGGACAGTGCCCTGCGTTTGTCCCGGATCCATCACGATCGTCCTGTTAAAGCCCTGGATGAAGCTGTGTTCTGGATCGAGTATGTGATGAGGAATAAAGGCGCCAGACATCTGCGAGTGGCCGCTCACAATCTCACCTGGTACCAGTACCTCTGCCTGGATGTCCTGTTCTTCCTTATCAGTGTGACGACTCTGATCTTCGTCATCATCATGAAAAGCTGCAGCTTATGCTATAGGAAATGCTGCCGCACGCAGACACACAAATACCACAAAAACAAGGCAGAGTGA
- the LOC136676352 gene encoding UDP-glucuronosyltransferase 2A1-like isoform X1, translating to MRMKLKPSLLALFTVAFFSFVNVDGGNILVWPTEGSHWINLRPVLKTLIDRGHNLTILVPSASIYMSPRDLSPFNLLHFNTSVSKKDIMDFLKEYLDFAMNESSRLNLLQKNVRFYNLFSRRQYLLLEFCNGVLKSPSVLAELSRINLDTVLVDTLYPCGELLAEHLALPFVLTHRFSYAHSVERLCGQIPSPPSYVPGALSQLTDKMSFTEKIMNILFYITQDTMTCSLWKKYDDYYSEYLGRPTSYCELMGKADIWLIRTYWDFEYPRPLLPNFKYVGGMHCRPAKPLPEDLEEFVQSSGDDGIVVFSLGSFIRNITKEKSNLIASALGQIPQKVIWKYGGEKPVTLAPNTRIYDWIPQNDLLGHPKTRVFLTHGGTNGVYEAIYHGVPMVGIPIFGDQPDNMVHMKAKGAAEFLNLNNMKMQDLVDTLKTVISDPSYKDSALRLSRIHHDRPVKALDEAVFWIEYVMRNKGARHLRVAAHNLTWYQYLCLDVLFFLISVTTLIFVIIMKSCSLCYRKCCRTQTHKYHKNKAE from the exons ATGAGGATGAAGCTGAAGCCGAGTCTTTTGGCCCTGTTCACTGTGGCATTCTTCAGTTTTGTAAATGTGGACGGTGGGAATATTTTAGTGTGGCCCACCGAGGGCAGTCACTGGATCAATTTGAGACCTGTGTTAAAGACTTTAATTGACAGAGGACATAACTTGACAATTTTGGTTCCCAGTGCCTCAATTTACATGAGCCCCAGGGATCTGTCACCCTTTAACTTACTCCACTTTAACACATCTGTAAGTAAGAAGGACATAATGGATTTTCTCAAGGAATACCTGGACTTTGCAATGAATGAGAGTTCTCGTCTGAACCTTCTGCAGAAGAACGTAAGGTTTTACAACCTATTTTCTAGGAGACAGTACCTTTTGCTGGAATTCTGCAACGGCGTTCTGAAATCTCCATCGGTTTTGGCTGAACTGAGCCGAATTAACTTGGACACTGTCCTTGTGGACACTTTATACCCCTGTGGGGAGCTACTTGCCGAACATCTGGCACTTCCCTTTGTCCTAACACATCGTTTTTCCTATGCTCACTCTGTTGAGAGACTGTGTGGTCAAATCCCTTCTCCTCCATCCTATGTGCCGGGAGCTTTAAGTCAACTAACGGATAAAATGAGTTTTACAGAGAAAATTATGAATATTCTCTTCTATATTACTCAGGACACAATGACTTGCAGTCTGTGGAAAAAATATGATGATTATTATAGTGAATATTTAG GTAGACCTACTAGTTACTGTGAGCTGATGGGCAAAGCTGACATCTGGTTAATCAGAACATACTGGGACTTTGAGTATCCACGGCCACTCCTCCCAAACTTCAAATACGTTGGTGGGATGCACTGCAGACCAGCCAAACCTTTACCAGAG gacCTTGAAGAGTTTGTTCAGAGTTCCGGTGATGATGGgattgtggtgttttctctgggCTCCTTCATCAGAAACATAACCAAAGAGAAGAGCAACTTAATCGCATCTGCTCTTGGACAGATCCCTCAAAAG GTCATATGGAAATACGGTGGGGAGAAGCCGGTCACTTTGGCTCCAAACACTAGGATTTATGACTGGATCCCTCAGAATGATCTACTAG GTCATCCAAAAACCAGAGTGTTCCTCACCCATGGCGGGACTAACGGTGTGTACGAGGCTATTTATCACGGCGTGCCGATGGTGGGAATCCCAATATTTGGTGATCAGCCTGATAACATGGTCCATATGAAGGCTAAAGGCGCCGCTGAGTTTCTGAACTTAAACAATATGAAGATGCAGGACCTGGTGGACACTCTCAAAACCGTTATTAGTGACCCCAG TTATAAGGACAGTGCCCTGCGTTTGTCCCGGATCCATCACGATCGTCCTGTTAAAGCCCTGGATGAAGCTGTGTTCTGGATCGAGTATGTGATGAGGAATAAAGGCGCCAGACATCTGCGAGTGGCCGCTCACAATCTCACCTGGTACCAGTACCTCTGCCTGGATGTCCTGTTCTTCCTTATCAGTGTGACGACTCTGATCTTCGTCATCATCATGAAAAGCTGCAGCTTATGCTATAGGAAATGCTGCCGCACGCAGACACACAAATACCACAAAAACAAGGCAGAGTGA